A single window of Anaerocolumna chitinilytica DNA harbors:
- the recJ gene encoding single-stranded-DNA-specific exonuclease RecJ: MEKWVLRNKKADFESIMQKHSISECLARLIVNRGLLQEGDIDLYLNPDYSRICTPYGMKDITKACEILEDKINRSLPIRIVGDYDVDGISSTYILYKALTLCGARVDYEIPDRIKDGYGINEQIIDAAFEAGIDTILTCDNGIAALAQVQKAKQLGMTVIITDHHDIPYIMEEEKKRYLLPEADAVVNPKQEECEYPFKQLCGAAVAYKLMEVLFKSNGIDEAELIPLREIVAIATVCDVMELTGENRILVKKGLELLRKTENLGLRALMEMNGIALENLTSYHLGYVIGPCLNAGGRLDTAKKGLRLLLAESREDARKQAEELKNLNDLRKQMTEEGLFGAVSMIEGSGLKEDKVLVVYLQECHESLAGIIAGRLREKYNKPAIVLTKAHEMVKGSGRSIEKYNMHEELTRVAEHLTKFGGHPMAAGMSLTIEAIEPFRSSLNKNTILTAEDLIPKVVIDIVLPLGLITEEMIEELKVLEPFGKGNEKPLFADRSLSVLKLSVIGKNKNVIKLLVRNQYGKEMEAMYFGDTSGFLEGLYDNYGKTEVERAFTHRENKIKLSLTYYPTINEYNGNRSIQIIIQNYLYEKAE; this comes from the coding sequence ATGGAAAAGTGGGTACTAAGGAATAAAAAAGCAGATTTTGAATCTATTATGCAAAAGCATAGTATCAGTGAATGTCTTGCGAGGTTGATTGTAAACAGAGGGCTGCTTCAGGAAGGGGATATCGATTTATACCTAAATCCAGACTACAGCAGGATTTGCACACCTTATGGTATGAAGGATATTACAAAGGCCTGTGAAATATTAGAGGATAAAATAAATCGTTCACTTCCAATTCGGATAGTAGGGGATTACGATGTGGATGGAATCTCTTCCACTTACATACTCTATAAGGCATTAACCCTTTGCGGGGCCAGGGTGGATTATGAGATACCGGACCGTATCAAAGACGGATATGGGATAAATGAGCAGATAATTGATGCTGCCTTTGAAGCTGGAATAGATACCATATTAACCTGTGATAACGGAATTGCTGCCTTAGCACAGGTACAAAAGGCAAAGCAGCTTGGAATGACAGTTATTATAACCGATCATCATGATATTCCTTACATAATGGAGGAGGAGAAGAAGAGGTATCTGCTGCCGGAAGCAGATGCAGTAGTTAATCCGAAGCAGGAGGAGTGTGAGTATCCGTTTAAGCAGTTATGTGGGGCAGCTGTCGCTTATAAGCTCATGGAAGTTCTGTTTAAAAGCAACGGGATAGACGAAGCAGAACTAATACCTTTGCGGGAAATCGTTGCTATAGCCACAGTCTGTGATGTAATGGAATTAACAGGAGAGAACCGTATCCTGGTAAAAAAGGGTTTGGAACTTCTTAGAAAAACCGAAAATCTTGGCTTACGGGCACTTATGGAAATGAACGGAATTGCCTTGGAGAATTTAACTTCTTATCACTTGGGATATGTCATCGGTCCTTGTCTCAATGCAGGCGGAAGGCTGGACACAGCTAAAAAGGGGTTGAGGCTTCTTTTGGCAGAGAGCCGGGAAGATGCCAGGAAGCAAGCAGAAGAGTTAAAGAATCTGAATGATTTGAGAAAGCAGATGACAGAGGAAGGGTTGTTTGGAGCCGTTTCCATGATAGAAGGCTCCGGTTTAAAAGAAGATAAGGTATTAGTTGTTTATCTTCAGGAATGTCATGAAAGTCTCGCGGGAATTATAGCAGGAAGGTTAAGGGAAAAGTACAATAAACCGGCCATTGTATTAACCAAGGCTCATGAGATGGTAAAAGGCTCCGGGCGTTCTATCGAAAAGTATAATATGCACGAAGAACTTACCAGAGTGGCGGAACATCTCACGAAGTTTGGAGGTCATCCTATGGCAGCGGGTATGTCATTGACCATAGAAGCGATAGAACCTTTTCGAAGCAGTCTAAATAAGAATACAATTTTAACTGCGGAAGACTTGATTCCCAAAGTCGTAATTGATATAGTACTGCCCTTAGGATTAATTACAGAGGAAATGATTGAAGAGCTAAAGGTCTTAGAGCCTTTTGGAAAAGGAAATGAAAAACCTTTGTTTGCGGATAGAAGTCTATCTGTGTTAAAACTTTCAGTAATCGGAAAAAATAAAAATGTTATTAAGCTGCTGGTAAGAAACCAATATGGAAAAGAAATGGAAGCTATGTATTTTGGTGATACATCAGGGTTTCTTGAAGGCCTTTATGATAATTACGGCAAAACTGAAGTGGAGCGTGCCTTTACACATAGAGAAAACAAGATAAAGCTGTCACTGACTTATTATCCTACTATAAATGAATACAATGGAAACCGTAGTATTCAAATAATTATACAGAATTATCTTTATGAAAAGGCAGAGTAA
- a CDS encoding adenine phosphoribosyltransferase gives MKKLEDYVRSIPDFPEKGIVFRDVTSVLQDKDSLKMSIDQMQALLDGKDIDVIVGPESRGFIFGVPIAYNLNKAFVPVRKKGKLPCETIEMEYALEYGTATIEMHKDAIKPGQKVAIVDDLIATGGTIEAITKLIESLGGIVVKIIFLMELEGLHGRDKLKGYDIETVIKYEGK, from the coding sequence ATGAAAAAGTTAGAAGATTATGTCAGGAGTATACCTGATTTTCCGGAAAAAGGAATAGTTTTCAGGGATGTAACCAGTGTTTTGCAGGATAAGGACAGCTTAAAGATGTCAATCGACCAGATGCAGGCATTATTAGATGGAAAAGACATTGATGTTATTGTGGGCCCTGAATCCAGAGGATTCATATTTGGTGTACCCATTGCTTATAACCTGAACAAAGCATTTGTACCTGTACGTAAGAAAGGAAAGCTTCCCTGCGAGACAATAGAGATGGAATATGCACTGGAATACGGTACAGCTACCATTGAAATGCACAAGGATGCCATTAAACCCGGCCAGAAAGTTGCTATCGTAGACGATCTGATTGCTACAGGCGGAACCATTGAAGCAATTACTAAGTTAATTGAAAGCTTAGGCGGCATTGTTGTTAAGATTATATTCCTGATGGAACTGGAAGGACTTCATGGACGCGATAAGTTAAAGGGATATGATATTGAGACCGTTATCAAATATGAGGGCAAGTAA
- a CDS encoding RelA/SpoT family protein: MDENLYRKKNAEPIIPADFTSPDELYGQLIKIVEGYHPSADISIIAKAYQVAAKAHQNQMRKSGEPYIIHPLCVAIILAELELDKETIVAGLLHDVVEDTVCTVEELAKEFNEEIALLVDGVTKLTQLSYSKDKVEIQAENLRKMFLAMAKDIRVILIKLADRLHNMRTLQYQTPTKQKEKARETMDIYAPIAQRLGISKIKIELDDLSLKYLEPDVYNDLTEKINSKKGERDETINQIVEEVRFHIEQAEIEAKIDGRVKHFFSIYKKMVNQHKTLDQIFDLFAVRIIVESVKDCYAALGVIHEMYKPIPGRFKDYIAMPKPNMYQSLHTTLIGPGGQPFEIQIRTYEMHRTAEYGIAAHWKYKEGQDGKNSQDTEEAKLTWLRQILEWQKDMSDNKEFLSLLKSDLDLFSESVYCFTPTGDVKNLPNGSTPIDFAYSIHSAVGNKMVGARVNGKLVNIDYVIQNGDRIEIITSQNSKGPSRDWLSLVKSTQAKNKINQWFKTELKEDNIVKGKEMIVSYCKTKGIVLSDLMKPEYTNKVMSKYGFRDWDSIYAAVGHGGLKEGQVINKLKDEYDKKHKKEITDEKVLESVTEIKDNKPNVKKNKSGIVVEGIHDVAVRFSKCCSPVPGDEIVGFVTRGRGVSIHRTDCVNLMNLSEEDRARLIEAEWNVPQDKAQGELYAAEIKIYANNRSGVLVDVSKILTENKIDVTSMTVRTSKQGTATISVGFEINGVEQLRYIVGKLRSIESVLDIERTTG, encoded by the coding sequence ATGGATGAAAATTTATATAGAAAAAAGAACGCCGAACCAATCATTCCTGCTGATTTTACGAGTCCTGATGAGCTTTACGGGCAGCTTATCAAAATCGTGGAAGGCTATCATCCTTCCGCAGATATTTCCATTATTGCTAAGGCCTATCAGGTAGCGGCAAAAGCCCATCAGAATCAGATGAGAAAATCCGGAGAGCCTTATATCATACATCCTCTCTGTGTTGCTATCATACTGGCTGAACTTGAATTGGATAAGGAAACGATTGTAGCGGGTCTGCTTCATGATGTCGTTGAAGATACTGTATGTACGGTAGAAGAACTGGCCAAGGAATTCAATGAAGAGATTGCACTCCTGGTAGATGGTGTTACGAAACTGACTCAGTTAAGCTATTCGAAAGATAAAGTGGAGATTCAGGCAGAGAATCTGCGAAAGATGTTCTTAGCGATGGCGAAGGATATCCGAGTTATCTTAATAAAACTCGCTGACAGGCTTCACAATATGCGTACTCTTCAGTACCAGACGCCTACAAAGCAAAAGGAAAAAGCGAGAGAGACTATGGATATCTATGCACCCATAGCACAGCGTCTTGGTATTTCCAAAATTAAAATAGAACTGGATGATCTGTCTTTAAAATATCTGGAGCCGGATGTTTACAATGATTTAACGGAAAAGATTAACTCTAAAAAAGGCGAAAGAGATGAGACGATTAACCAGATAGTAGAGGAAGTTCGCTTTCATATAGAGCAGGCAGAAATCGAAGCAAAGATCGATGGCAGAGTAAAGCATTTCTTTAGTATTTATAAGAAAATGGTTAATCAGCATAAGACCTTGGACCAGATTTTTGATTTATTTGCCGTACGTATTATCGTGGAATCCGTAAAGGACTGTTATGCGGCACTGGGCGTGATCCATGAGATGTATAAGCCGATTCCCGGCAGGTTTAAAGATTATATTGCCATGCCAAAGCCTAATATGTATCAATCTCTTCATACCACTCTTATCGGCCCCGGAGGACAGCCCTTTGAGATACAGATAAGAACCTATGAAATGCACCGCACCGCAGAATACGGTATTGCAGCCCATTGGAAGTACAAAGAGGGTCAAGACGGCAAGAACAGCCAGGATACAGAGGAAGCTAAACTAACCTGGTTAAGACAGATACTGGAATGGCAGAAAGATATGTCTGATAATAAGGAATTCTTAAGCCTTCTAAAGAGCGACTTGGATCTGTTTTCCGAGAGTGTATACTGTTTTACCCCAACCGGAGATGTTAAAAATCTTCCGAATGGTTCCACGCCAATTGATTTTGCTTACAGCATACACAGTGCGGTGGGAAATAAGATGGTAGGAGCGAGAGTCAACGGTAAGTTAGTAAATATTGATTATGTCATCCAAAACGGAGACAGAATTGAAATCATAACTTCTCAGAATTCCAAGGGACCCAGCAGAGACTGGTTGTCTCTTGTTAAGAGCACCCAGGCGAAGAATAAGATTAACCAGTGGTTTAAGACAGAGTTAAAAGAAGATAATATTGTCAAAGGGAAGGAAATGATAGTTTCCTATTGCAAGACCAAGGGTATCGTATTAAGTGATCTAATGAAACCGGAATATACCAATAAGGTTATGTCGAAGTACGGTTTCAGAGACTGGGATTCTATCTATGCAGCAGTCGGACACGGCGGATTAAAGGAAGGCCAGGTCATTAACAAGCTGAAAGATGAATACGATAAAAAACACAAAAAAGAAATAACCGATGAAAAGGTTCTGGAATCCGTAACTGAGATAAAAGACAATAAGCCCAATGTTAAGAAGAACAAGAGTGGAATTGTAGTAGAAGGTATTCATGATGTAGCAGTACGTTTCTCAAAATGCTGCAGTCCCGTACCCGGCGATGAAATCGTAGGATTTGTTACCAGGGGCAGAGGGGTTTCCATTCACCGAACGGATTGTGTAAATTTAATGAATCTCTCGGAAGAAGACAGAGCAAGGCTTATTGAAGCTGAGTGGAATGTGCCCCAGGATAAAGCACAGGGAGAACTCTATGCCGCAGAAATTAAGATATATGCCAATAATCGCAGCGGTGTTCTGGTGGACGTATCTAAGATTTTAACGGAAAATAAGATAGATGTTACCTCAATGACCGTAAGAACCAGTAAGCAGGGGACTGCTACCATCAGCGTTGGGTTTGAAATCAATGGTGTAGAGCAGCTTCGTTATATTGTAGGTAAGCTTAGAAGTATCGAAAGTGTATTGGATATTGAGCGTACAACCGGTTAA
- a CDS encoding MBL fold metallo-hydrolase — MEIKSLILGPVSTNCYFLINSKTKETILIDPADRADQIIAKISGEQLMPVAILLTHGHFDHIMAVEEVARTYSIPYYICDSEAELMEQPDLNGAFLVRENISVRRDRLVKDKEILELAGCVVEVLHTPGHTAGSVCYYIEDEKALFSGDTLFCKSVGRTDLPTGNSEVLLESISERLLCLPEETHVYPGHGMATTIGYEKKNNPYLSRNY, encoded by the coding sequence GTGGAGATAAAAAGCCTTATACTAGGACCTGTAAGTACAAATTGTTACTTTTTAATTAATTCAAAGACAAAAGAAACAATACTGATAGACCCTGCAGATAGAGCAGATCAAATTATTGCTAAAATCTCAGGGGAACAGCTAATGCCTGTGGCGATATTACTGACCCATGGGCATTTTGACCATATAATGGCAGTAGAGGAGGTAGCGCGCACCTATTCCATTCCCTATTATATCTGCGATTCAGAAGCAGAGTTAATGGAGCAGCCTGATTTAAACGGAGCCTTCCTGGTTAGAGAAAATATTTCCGTCAGAAGAGACCGGCTGGTAAAGGACAAGGAAATATTAGAATTAGCAGGCTGTGTGGTGGAAGTGCTTCATACTCCGGGACATACGGCAGGCAGTGTCTGCTATTATATCGAGGATGAGAAAGCGCTTTTTTCAGGAGATACACTATTCTGCAAGTCAGTAGGAAGAACAGACCTGCCTACGGGTAATAGTGAAGTGTTATTGGAAAGCATAAGTGAGAGGCTTCTTTGCCTCCCGGAGGAGACTCATGTTTATCCGGGACACGGGATGGCGACAACCATTGGTTATGAAAAGAAGAATAATCCTTATCTTAGCAGGAATTATTGA
- the hemZ gene encoding coproporphyrinogen dehydrogenase HemZ produces the protein MVIHLILDREDYENDIYPLIKAFYPGEEVKVHRHNSNMEITRESLAIMVVIEDSYLCVAAVKDEKQLYKEEEHISTKELEKEEELNAMKEQELLLQKKKQIRNLLKRTVYRCLRGLTGEELPWGTLTGIRPTKIVLEKLEAGEEREAIRRFMLEEYYCSVRKADLSLMVAGREHELLKEMDYRNGYSIYIGIPFCPSTCLYCSFTSYSIERYGHMSEPYLEALMKEIKYASTVFNNKKLTTVYIGGGTPTTLNEVQLDKLLTYIDTYLKPGLAMEYTVEAGRPDSITEGKLRILKEHGVNRISINPQSMQQRTLDLIGRKHTVNQIEEAFALARKTGHENINMDIIIGLPGERKNDVANTLEQIEKLNPDSLTVHALALKRAARLNTEKVEYESADVEEAGSMAELTEEYAHSKEYQPYYLYRQKNMAGNLENTGYARKGKEGLYNVLIMEEKQTIIALGAGGQSKFVFHDENRIERVENVKSLKDYVERIDEMIERKIKFLTENEHLL, from the coding sequence ATGGTGATTCACTTAATTTTGGACAGAGAGGATTATGAAAATGACATATATCCTTTGATAAAAGCCTTTTATCCCGGTGAGGAAGTAAAGGTTCACCGACATAATTCAAATATGGAAATAACGAGAGAATCCCTGGCCATTATGGTGGTTATCGAGGATTCTTATCTTTGCGTGGCAGCGGTAAAGGATGAAAAGCAGTTATATAAAGAGGAAGAGCATATCAGTACCAAAGAGCTTGAAAAAGAAGAGGAGCTTAATGCCATGAAAGAACAGGAACTGCTTCTACAGAAAAAGAAGCAAATCCGAAATCTTCTGAAAAGGACTGTATACCGCTGCTTAAGAGGTCTTACAGGAGAAGAGCTTCCCTGGGGAACTTTGACCGGCATCAGACCGACAAAGATTGTTTTGGAAAAGCTGGAAGCGGGAGAAGAAAGAGAAGCTATTCGCCGCTTTATGCTGGAAGAGTATTACTGCTCGGTAAGAAAGGCGGACTTAAGCCTTATGGTGGCAGGAAGAGAGCATGAGCTTCTAAAGGAAATGGACTACAGGAATGGCTACAGTATTTATATAGGTATCCCCTTTTGCCCAAGTACCTGTCTATACTGCTCATTCACCTCATACTCAATTGAAAGGTACGGGCATATGTCAGAGCCTTACCTGGAAGCCCTTATGAAAGAAATTAAGTATGCATCAACGGTGTTTAATAATAAAAAGCTTACAACGGTTTATATCGGCGGCGGTACCCCTACTACTTTAAATGAAGTGCAGCTGGATAAACTGTTAACTTATATTGATACTTATTTAAAACCTGGACTGGCCATGGAATATACGGTGGAAGCCGGAAGACCTGACAGCATTACGGAAGGTAAACTTCGGATATTAAAAGAACATGGAGTTAACAGGATATCCATTAATCCCCAGTCCATGCAGCAAAGGACCCTGGATTTAATCGGAAGAAAACATACGGTGAACCAAATAGAAGAAGCTTTTGCACTGGCTAGGAAAACCGGTCATGAAAATATTAATATGGATATCATTATCGGCCTTCCCGGTGAGAGAAAGAATGATGTTGCAAATACCCTTGAACAGATAGAAAAGCTTAACCCGGACAGCCTCACCGTTCATGCCCTGGCATTAAAGAGAGCAGCAAGGTTGAATACAGAAAAAGTCGAATATGAATCTGCTGATGTAGAAGAAGCGGGCAGCATGGCAGAGTTAACGGAAGAATACGCACATAGTAAGGAATATCAGCCCTACTATCTCTACCGCCAAAAGAATATGGCTGGAAATCTGGAAAATACCGGCTATGCCAGAAAAGGGAAGGAAGGTCTTTATAATGTTCTCATTATGGAAGAAAAACAGACGATTATTGCTCTTGGCGCAGGAGGACAATCAAAATTTGTTTTTCATGACGAGAACCGGATCGAACGAGTGGAGAATGTGAAGAGTCTCAAAGATTATGTGGAAAGAATAGATGAAATGATTGAGAGAAAAATCAAATTCCTAACAGAAAACGAACATTTGTTATAG
- a CDS encoding HD-GYP domain-containing protein has product MSEAAKVLNDILTDDLEEAIDHGILVSKLAYLLAKEAGCEEDFCYTMSNAGLVHDIGKLRLGKYLYASDRNTMIVEEMKYIRMHSDIGFDILKKYGYNDEVLNAILYHHENYDGSGYPQNLKGNQIPLGARILRICDVYAALISDRRYRCCYQKEAAIQLMIEEVKNFDMKLFLHFLGIIYTEPFKEIDHYASEVNKKGFTWKNILHDGTY; this is encoded by the coding sequence ATGTCAGAAGCAGCCAAAGTATTAAATGATATTTTGACAGATGATTTAGAAGAAGCAATAGATCATGGTATTCTGGTAAGCAAGTTAGCCTATTTGCTGGCAAAGGAGGCAGGCTGTGAAGAAGATTTCTGCTACACCATGTCAAATGCCGGATTGGTGCATGATATCGGGAAATTAAGGCTTGGAAAATACCTTTATGCCAGTGACAGAAATACAATGATAGTAGAAGAAATGAAGTATATCCGCATGCATTCGGATATAGGATTTGATATTCTTAAAAAATACGGCTATAACGATGAAGTCTTAAATGCGATTCTTTATCATCATGAAAATTATGACGGCTCCGGGTACCCCCAGAATCTTAAAGGGAACCAAATTCCCTTAGGTGCCAGAATTCTTCGAATCTGTGATGTATATGCGGCTCTTATCTCGGATAGAAGGTATCGCTGCTGTTATCAGAAGGAAGCTGCAATCCAGCTGATGATTGAAGAGGTTAAGAATTTTGATATGAAATTATTCCTTCATTTCCTTGGAATTATCTATACAGAACCTTTTAAAGAAATCGATCATTATGCCAGTGAAGTTAATAAGAAGGGTTTTACCTGGAAGAATATCCTTCATGACGGAACCTATTAA
- a CDS encoding aminopeptidase, translating into MSNKNAWLKYEENQLADITAFNEGYKKFITDCKTERECVRESIRQAKDEGFQDLKEYIRTGKKLKAGDKLYISNMEKAIALFVIGSQPLEEGLKILGAHIDSPRMDLKQVPLYEDAELALFDTHYYGGIKKYQWVTLPLAIHGVVVKKDGTVVNIVIGEDKNDPVIGVTDLLVHLSGAQLEKKGAKVVEGEDLNILIGSMPLKGEEKDAVKANIKKILQDKYGIEEDDFLSAELEIVPAGEARDYGLDKSMVMGYGQDDRVCSYTSLKAIFNVKETDRTCACILVDKEEIGSVGASGMHSKFFENAVAEILALTGEYSELKVRRTMSNSHMLSSDVSAAFDPNYPAVMEKKNAAYFGQGMVFNKYTGSRGKSNSNDANPEFMARLRKIMEDNKVTFQTAELGKVDEGGGGTIAYIMANYNMEVIDSGVAVLNMHAPWEITSKVDIYETYNGYIAFLKDM; encoded by the coding sequence ATGAGCAATAAGAATGCATGGTTAAAATATGAAGAAAATCAGTTAGCAGACATTACTGCCTTTAATGAAGGGTATAAGAAGTTTATAACTGATTGTAAGACAGAAAGAGAATGTGTCAGAGAAAGTATCAGACAGGCAAAAGATGAAGGCTTTCAGGATTTAAAAGAATACATCCGTACAGGCAAAAAATTAAAAGCCGGAGATAAGTTGTACATATCTAATATGGAGAAGGCTATCGCACTCTTCGTAATTGGAAGTCAGCCTTTGGAAGAAGGTTTAAAGATTCTGGGTGCTCATATTGATTCCCCCAGAATGGATTTAAAACAGGTTCCTTTATATGAGGATGCCGAACTGGCATTGTTTGATACTCATTATTACGGCGGAATAAAAAAATACCAGTGGGTTACACTTCCATTAGCAATACATGGTGTTGTAGTGAAAAAGGACGGAACCGTTGTAAATATTGTAATCGGAGAAGATAAGAATGATCCGGTTATCGGAGTAACAGACCTGTTAGTACATCTTTCCGGAGCTCAGCTTGAGAAGAAAGGTGCTAAAGTAGTTGAAGGTGAGGACTTAAATATCCTTATCGGCAGCATGCCTTTAAAGGGAGAAGAAAAGGACGCTGTTAAAGCCAATATAAAGAAGATTTTACAGGATAAATACGGCATTGAAGAGGATGATTTCTTATCTGCAGAGTTAGAGATAGTTCCGGCAGGAGAAGCAAGAGATTACGGACTGGATAAGAGCATGGTTATGGGCTATGGTCAGGATGACAGAGTATGCTCTTATACCTCCTTAAAAGCAATCTTCAATGTAAAAGAGACAGACAGAACCTGTGCCTGCATTCTTGTGGATAAAGAAGAAATCGGCAGTGTCGGAGCTTCCGGTATGCATTCCAAGTTCTTTGAGAATGCGGTGGCTGAAATCTTGGCATTAACCGGCGAATATTCAGAATTAAAGGTAAGACGTACCATGTCGAATTCCCATATGCTTTCCTCCGATGTAAGTGCTGCCTTTGACCCCAATTATCCGGCAGTAATGGAGAAAAAGAATGCCGCTTATTTTGGGCAGGGTATGGTATTTAATAAATATACCGGCTCCAGAGGAAAGTCTAATTCCAACGACGCTAACCCGGAATTCATGGCAAGGCTTCGCAAGATTATGGAAGATAATAAGGTAACTTTCCAGACGGCAGAGCTTGGTAAGGTAGATGAAGGCGGCGGCGGTACCATAGCATATATCATGGCTAATTATAACATGGAAGTAATAGACAGCGGTGTTGCCGTATTAAACATGCATGCACCCTGGGAAATTACCAGCAAAGTAGACATTTATGAAACCTATAATGGTTATATTGCATTTTTAAAGGATATGTAA
- a CDS encoding Dabb family protein, giving the protein MVRHLVLWKYKEGLTEVEKDNLVLEAKFKLEAIKEVIPGILSLKVITKTLPTGSDNCDFMLDSTFINQEALDFYQNHEEHLKAASFVRSIVGSRICVDYEE; this is encoded by the coding sequence ATGGTAAGACATTTGGTATTATGGAAATACAAAGAAGGTCTGACAGAGGTAGAGAAAGATAATCTGGTATTAGAAGCAAAGTTTAAATTAGAAGCTATAAAGGAAGTAATACCCGGCATACTGTCCCTGAAAGTAATAACTAAGACACTGCCTACGGGAAGTGATAATTGCGATTTTATGTTAGATAGTACTTTTATCAATCAAGAAGCGCTGGACTTCTACCAGAACCATGAAGAACATTTAAAAGCTGCATCCTTTGTACGCAGCATTGTAGGAAGCCGTATTTGTGTGGATTATGAAGAGTAA
- the aspS gene encoding aspartate--tRNA ligase: protein MAESMKGLHRSHRCTEVTKAMTGEKVTVMGWVQKSRNKGSIIFVDLRDRSGLLQIIFEEGEISSEDFAKAEKLRSEFVVAVEGKVELRSGGVNENIPTGEIEVRAESIRVLSEADTPPFPIEENSKTKEDLRLKYRYLDLRRPDLQKNLIMRSRVATLTRQFLSEEGFLEIETPMLTKSTPEGARDYLVPSRVHPGNFYALPQSPQIFKQLLMCSGYDRYFQIVKCFRDEDLRADRQPEFTQIDMELSFVDVDDVIGVNERLLQRMFKETIGIEVPLPIQRMTYKEAMERFGSDKPDIRFGMELKDVSAVVKDCGFSVFTDAIKNGGSVRGINAEGQAEMPRKKIDALVQFAKDFGAKGLAYLGINADGTFKSSFAKFMTEEELKVLADTMQAKSGDLLFFAADEDDVVFDVLGNLRLELARGLELLKKDEYKFLWVTEFPLLEYSKEEGRYTAKHHPFTMPMEEDLDLLDTHPEKVRAKAYDIVLNGTEIGGGSVRIYQNNVQEKMFEVLGFSKEDAYDRFGFLLNAFKYGVPPHAGLAYGLDRLIMLMAQEDSIRDVIAFPKVKDASCLMTEAPNIVEKKQLDELGIGVVETE from the coding sequence ATGGCAGAGTCGATGAAGGGCTTGCACAGGAGCCACAGGTGTACCGAAGTAACAAAGGCTATGACCGGCGAGAAAGTAACGGTTATGGGATGGGTACAAAAAAGCAGAAATAAAGGTAGTATTATATTCGTCGATCTTAGAGACCGTTCAGGACTTCTTCAAATAATATTTGAAGAAGGGGAGATAAGTTCAGAGGATTTTGCAAAGGCTGAAAAGTTAAGAAGTGAATTCGTGGTTGCAGTAGAAGGAAAGGTTGAACTTCGTTCCGGCGGAGTAAATGAAAATATTCCTACAGGTGAGATAGAAGTCAGAGCTGAAAGCATTCGTGTACTTTCAGAGGCAGACACCCCTCCTTTTCCTATTGAAGAGAACAGCAAAACGAAAGAAGATTTACGTTTAAAATATCGTTACCTTGATCTTAGAAGGCCGGATCTGCAGAAAAACCTAATTATGAGAAGTAGGGTAGCAACCCTTACAAGACAGTTTCTTTCTGAAGAAGGCTTCTTAGAGATCGAAACCCCAATGCTGACTAAGAGTACCCCGGAAGGTGCCAGAGATTACCTTGTACCAAGCCGTGTACATCCTGGTAATTTTTATGCTCTGCCTCAATCACCTCAGATATTTAAGCAGCTCCTAATGTGCTCCGGTTATGACAGGTATTTTCAGATTGTAAAATGTTTCCGTGATGAAGACTTACGTGCTGACCGTCAGCCGGAATTTACACAGATAGATATGGAACTTTCCTTTGTTGATGTGGATGATGTTATTGGTGTAAATGAAAGACTTCTCCAGAGAATGTTTAAAGAGACTATCGGTATTGAAGTACCCCTTCCAATTCAGAGAATGACCTACAAGGAAGCCATGGAAAGATTCGGCTCCGATAAGCCTGATATTCGTTTTGGAATGGAATTAAAGGATGTGTCTGCAGTTGTTAAAGACTGTGGTTTCTCTGTATTTACCGATGCGATTAAAAATGGAGGTTCCGTAAGAGGAATCAACGCAGAGGGACAGGCTGAGATGCCGAGAAAGAAGATAGATGCACTGGTTCAGTTTGCTAAGGATTTTGGTGCCAAGGGTCTTGCTTATCTTGGTATTAATGCAGATGGTACCTTTAAGTCCTCTTTTGCAAAGTTTATGACAGAAGAAGAACTAAAAGTTCTTGCTGATACAATGCAGGCTAAGTCTGGTGATTTATTATTCTTCGCTGCAGACGAAGATGATGTTGTTTTTGATGTGTTAGGTAATTTAAGATTAGAGCTTGCAAGAGGCCTTGAGCTTCTGAAAAAAGACGAATATAAATTCTTATGGGTAACAGAGTTCCCTCTTTTGGAATACTCCAAGGAAGAAGGCAGATATACCGCTAAACACCATCCTTTTACCATGCCCATGGAAGAGGACTTAGACCTTCTTGATACTCATCCTGAAAAGGTCCGTGCAAAAGCATATGATATCGTATTAAACGGTACAGAAATCGGTGGCGGAAGTGTAAGAATCTATCAGAATAATGTACAGGAAAAGATGTTTGAGGTATTAGGATTTAGCAAGGAAGATGCCTATGATCGTTTTGGCTTCCTCTTAAATGCATTTAAATACGGAGTACCTCCTCATGCCGGATTGGCATATGGACTTGACCGCCTCATTATGCTTATGGCACAGGAAGATAGTATCCGAGACGTTATAGCCTTCCCGAAGGTAAAGGATGCATCCTGTCTTATGACAGAGGCTCCGAACATCGTAGAGAAAAAACAGTTAGATGAGCTGGGAATTGGTGTTGTTGAAACAGAATAA